In Colwellia sp. M166, a genomic segment contains:
- a CDS encoding proline--tRNA ligase, with product MRTSQYLLSTLKETPASAEVISHQLMLRAGLVRNVASGLYTWLPTGLKVLRKVENIVREEMERAGSLEVLMPMVQPADLWEESGRWEDYGPELLRLNDRHNRAFVLGPTHEEVITKLVSNEISSYKQLPLNVFQVQTKFRDEIRPRFGVMRGREFLMKDAYSFHLGEECLKKTYQVMFDAYCRIFDRLGLDYRPVIADTGSIGGEASHEFHVLADSGEDDIAFSDVSEFAANVEKAEALAPTGQRPEATQALTEVSTPNARTIEDVATLLNIDATTTVKTLLVLGTATKENEAPVIALVLRGDHQLNEVKAENLAQVAAPLTFATDEQILAAAGCNAGSIGPVGLTGDVIVDRSAAHLANFVCGANKNDMHFTGVNWDRDAQNYRVEDLRNVVEGDPSPCGKGNIVIKRGIEVGHIFQLGEKYAQAMNCGVLTEAGKNQILTMGCYGIGVSRIVAAAIEQNHDKYGIKWPAAIAPYQVAIVPMNMAKSARVKETAENLYEQLQAAGIEVIFDDRKERPGVMFADHELMGTPLLLIIGERNLDNQEIEVKNRITGEKSMLAISDVMSLFAQ from the coding sequence ATGCGTACAAGCCAATATTTACTTTCAACTTTGAAAGAAACCCCTGCTAGCGCTGAAGTTATCAGCCACCAATTAATGTTACGTGCAGGCTTAGTGCGTAATGTAGCATCAGGCTTATATACTTGGTTGCCGACAGGCTTAAAAGTATTACGTAAAGTTGAAAATATTGTTCGTGAAGAAATGGAACGTGCTGGCTCTTTAGAAGTATTAATGCCAATGGTACAACCGGCAGATTTGTGGGAGGAATCAGGCCGCTGGGAAGATTACGGTCCTGAATTATTGCGTTTAAATGACCGTCATAACCGCGCTTTTGTCTTAGGCCCAACTCACGAAGAAGTGATCACTAAGCTTGTTAGCAATGAAATTAGCAGCTACAAGCAGTTACCACTTAACGTCTTTCAAGTTCAAACCAAATTTCGTGATGAGATCCGCCCACGCTTTGGTGTGATGCGTGGCCGTGAATTTTTAATGAAAGACGCGTACTCTTTCCATTTAGGTGAAGAGTGTCTGAAAAAAACCTATCAAGTGATGTTTGATGCTTATTGTCGTATTTTCGATCGTTTAGGTTTAGATTATCGCCCAGTTATTGCCGATACCGGCTCTATTGGTGGTGAAGCTTCACATGAATTCCACGTTTTAGCGGATTCAGGTGAAGATGATATTGCTTTTAGTGATGTTAGTGAATTTGCAGCCAATGTTGAAAAAGCCGAAGCATTAGCGCCCACAGGCCAACGTCCTGAAGCAACACAAGCATTAACAGAAGTTTCAACGCCAAATGCACGTACTATTGAAGACGTAGCAACATTGCTTAACATTGACGCAACAACTACCGTGAAAACGTTATTGGTATTAGGTACAGCAACAAAAGAAAATGAAGCGCCTGTTATTGCTTTAGTGTTACGTGGCGATCATCAACTAAACGAAGTTAAAGCGGAAAACTTAGCACAAGTTGCCGCGCCATTAACTTTTGCTACCGATGAACAAATTCTAGCTGCAGCTGGCTGTAACGCTGGCTCAATTGGTCCAGTTGGTTTAACCGGCGATGTTATCGTTGATCGCAGTGCTGCGCACTTAGCAAACTTTGTTTGTGGCGCTAATAAAAACGATATGCACTTTACTGGGGTAAATTGGGATCGTGATGCACAAAACTACCGTGTTGAAGATTTGCGTAACGTCGTTGAAGGCGACCCTAGCCCATGTGGCAAAGGTAACATTGTTATCAAACGTGGCATCGAAGTGGGTCATATTTTCCAATTAGGTGAAAAATATGCTCAAGCAATGAACTGTGGGGTATTAACCGAAGCTGGTAAGAACCAAATTCTAACCATGGGTTGTTACGGTATCGGAGTTTCACGTATTGTTGCCGCCGCGATTGAACAAAACCATGATAAATACGGTATCAAGTGGCCAGCAGCCATCGCGCCGTATCAAGTCGCTATTGTACCAATGAATATGGCAAAATCGGCACGAGTTAAAGAAACCGCTGAAAATTTATATGAACAGTTACAGGCTGCAGGTATTGAAGTTATTTTTGATGATCGCAAAGAGCGACCTGGTGTCATGTTTGCCGATCATGAACTCATGGGTACGCCATTATTATTAATTATTGGTGAACGTAACCTTGATAACCAAGAGATTGAAGTGAAGAATCGTATTACGGGTGAAAAATCAATGTTAGCCATTAGCGACGTTATGTCGTTATTTGCTCAATAG
- a CDS encoding pyridoxal phosphate-dependent aminotransferase, whose amino-acid sequence MKTILKSSKLKNVCYEIRGQIAAEAKRLEDEGHKILKLNIGNPAPFGFEAPDDILKDVIHHLPTAQGYCESKGIYPARVAVMQYFQQQGILDVSVDDIFIGNGVSELIVMAMQGLLNNGDEVLIPAPDYPLWTAAVALSGGNPVHYHCDEKNQWFPDLDDMAKKISPKTKAIVLINPNNPTGAVYSEEVLQGIIALAREHNLIIFSDEIYDKILYDQAQHIPTARLANDVLIITMGGLSKNYRIAGFRAGWMVITGPKIHAEDYLEGLNILSSMRLCANVPSQHAIQTALGGYQSINELIQGDGRLIKQRNLAYEMINSIDGLSCNQAMGALYFFVKVDQKKFNINDDEKMILDLLKQEKILLVQGRAFNIKQKNYFRLVFLPHVDELKPALEKLATFFSTYRQE is encoded by the coding sequence ATGAAAACTATCCTTAAATCTTCAAAATTAAAAAACGTCTGCTATGAAATTCGCGGACAAATTGCCGCCGAAGCCAAACGTTTAGAAGATGAAGGTCATAAAATTTTAAAACTTAATATTGGCAATCCCGCACCATTTGGTTTTGAAGCACCGGATGATATTTTAAAAGATGTCATTCATCATTTACCAACAGCTCAAGGCTACTGCGAATCAAAAGGAATTTATCCGGCACGTGTTGCGGTTATGCAGTATTTTCAACAGCAAGGCATTTTAGATGTAAGTGTTGATGATATTTTCATTGGTAATGGGGTTAGTGAACTTATTGTTATGGCCATGCAAGGCCTACTTAATAATGGTGATGAGGTATTAATTCCTGCCCCTGACTACCCTTTATGGACCGCTGCTGTCGCGTTATCTGGTGGTAATCCTGTGCATTACCATTGTGATGAAAAAAATCAGTGGTTTCCAGATCTAGATGATATGGCTAAAAAAATATCACCAAAAACCAAAGCTATCGTTTTGATTAACCCGAATAATCCTACGGGTGCAGTGTACAGCGAAGAGGTACTACAAGGCATTATCGCTCTAGCACGTGAACATAACTTGATCATTTTTAGTGATGAAATATACGACAAAATCCTCTACGACCAAGCACAGCATATCCCAACCGCGAGATTAGCTAACGATGTTTTAATTATCACTATGGGTGGCTTATCAAAAAATTATCGTATTGCCGGTTTCCGTGCTGGTTGGATGGTGATCACAGGTCCTAAAATTCATGCCGAAGATTATTTAGAAGGCTTAAACATTCTTTCATCAATGCGTTTATGTGCCAATGTACCTTCTCAGCATGCAATTCAAACAGCATTGGGTGGCTATCAAAGTATTAATGAGTTAATTCAAGGTGATGGACGTTTAATAAAACAACGTAACCTTGCTTATGAAATGATTAATAGCATCGATGGCCTGTCATGTAATCAAGCGATGGGCGCGTTATATTTCTTTGTAAAAGTTGATCAGAAAAAATTTAATATCAATGATGATGAAAAGATGATTTTAGACTTACTCAAGCAAGAGAAAATTCTCTTAGTTCAAGGCCGAGCTTTTAATATCAAACAAAAAAACTATTTTCGCTTAGTATTTTTACCCCATGTCGACGAATTAAAACCAGCGTTGGAAAAGTTAGCAACTTTTTTCAGCACTTACCGTCAAGAATAA
- the yfbR gene encoding 5'-deoxynucleotidase: MQSTFLAWMFRMPLIKRWALMFCVKPENVAEHSHQVAIVAHLLAVIKNKKFAGNINVDKVATVALYHEASETRFGDIVSPTKYANPEIAREFKKIEYLAERQCLESLPEEFQAMFADIIVQDNVDPKYKQIVKAADILVAYIKALDELNHQNHEFDHVKERLELKLATLKQEMPEVGYFMATFIKSCSATVDKLSEVHLKK, encoded by the coding sequence ATGCAAAGTACTTTTCTCGCTTGGATGTTTAGAATGCCGTTGATAAAACGTTGGGCATTGATGTTTTGCGTTAAACCTGAAAATGTCGCCGAACATTCGCATCAAGTCGCTATTGTCGCGCACTTGCTTGCGGTTATTAAAAATAAAAAGTTTGCCGGTAACATTAATGTCGATAAAGTGGCAACGGTTGCGCTATATCATGAAGCCAGTGAAACACGCTTTGGCGACATTGTCAGCCCAACAAAATATGCCAATCCAGAAATTGCACGTGAGTTTAAAAAAATTGAATATTTAGCCGAACGGCAATGCCTAGAATCTTTACCTGAAGAATTTCAGGCAATGTTTGCTGATATCATAGTGCAGGACAACGTTGACCCGAAATATAAGCAAATAGTTAAAGCCGCCGATATTTTAGTCGCCTATATTAAAGCGCTTGATGAATTGAACCATCAAAATCATGAATTTGACCACGTAAAAGAACGCTTAGAATTAAAATTAGCCACGCTAAAACAAGAAATGCCAGAAGTTGGCTATTTTATGGCAACATTTATTAAGTCATGCTCGGCAACCGTTGATAAGCTCAGCGAAGTGCACCTGAAAAAGTAA
- a CDS encoding DUF1835 domain-containing protein translates to MKQVHILNGDCLKYQLKDIVKAEVIVMRECLIDGNVQGATLSEFYANRAAFTAQYQGCTFAGYYDIAAVEIDKIAHIAIGSQIICWFEDDLFCQINFWFVINLLMKNGHQNNIYLVRPSAGNEYSFANMTESELQLAYQNKQKLLSQPLVSLAKLWPLYQQNDVDTMLAVARELTDIYPFLLPAIKAHLRRTPDKNGLGYPERQLLAIAAELDSTEFSVIFQCFSAREGIYSFGDLQVKQMFERLINNSAC, encoded by the coding sequence ATGAAACAAGTACATATTCTCAATGGTGATTGTTTAAAGTATCAGCTAAAAGATATTGTTAAAGCAGAAGTTATTGTAATGAGGGAATGTTTAATTGATGGTAATGTGCAAGGTGCAACACTTAGCGAATTTTATGCCAATAGAGCTGCTTTTACGGCGCAATATCAAGGTTGTACCTTTGCAGGGTATTATGACATTGCCGCGGTTGAAATTGATAAAATTGCTCATATTGCCATAGGCAGCCAAATAATTTGTTGGTTTGAGGATGACTTATTTTGTCAGATTAATTTTTGGTTTGTTATTAACTTACTGATGAAAAATGGCCACCAGAATAATATTTATTTAGTGCGCCCCAGTGCTGGTAACGAATATAGCTTTGCTAATATGACTGAGTCAGAGCTACAACTTGCTTATCAAAATAAGCAAAAATTGTTGTCGCAGCCATTAGTATCTTTAGCCAAACTTTGGCCCTTGTATCAGCAAAATGATGTTGACACTATGCTCGCTGTTGCGAGAGAGTTAACTGATATTTATCCCTTTTTATTGCCCGCTATTAAGGCGCATTTACGTCGTACACCGGATAAAAACGGTTTAGGCTATCCTGAGCGTCAATTACTCGCGATTGCTGCTGAGTTAGATAGCACAGAATTTAGTGTGATTTTTCAGTGCTTTTCCGCAAGAGAGGGCATTTATAGTTTTGGTGATCTACAAGTGAAACAGATGTTTGAGCGGTTAATAAATAACTCAGCGTGCTAG
- a CDS encoding paraquat-inducible protein A, translated as MIKKHIGFLLNLIAIALFIPGILLPMFSLNMAMTANVSGAKLSNTIVDKSLSLLQTIQELWQDERLLVAILILAFSLCIPVIKFILLSLAYAKKNSRLEATIYNFIGQIGKWSMADVFVVAIFLAVLSTNHAETATEQQLALFGFKLDFIVSSQTLSALGPGFYYFTGYCLLSLLGTAISSSSVRTKV; from the coding sequence ATGATTAAAAAACATATAGGTTTTCTTTTAAACCTGATTGCCATCGCATTATTTATACCGGGTATACTATTACCGATGTTTTCGCTCAATATGGCTATGACCGCTAATGTCAGTGGTGCTAAATTAAGCAACACAATCGTTGATAAGAGCTTGTCATTATTACAAACAATACAAGAACTATGGCAGGATGAACGCTTACTCGTCGCGATATTAATTCTCGCCTTTTCGCTGTGTATTCCAGTAATAAAGTTTATTTTACTGAGTCTGGCTTATGCCAAGAAAAATTCTCGCTTGGAAGCTACAATCTATAACTTTATAGGTCAAATAGGAAAATGGTCAATGGCTGACGTTTTTGTCGTCGCTATTTTTCTTGCCGTACTTTCAACCAATCATGCGGAAACAGCAACAGAGCAACAATTAGCTCTGTTTGGTTTTAAATTAGACTTTATTGTTAGTAGCCAGACCTTATCGGCATTAGGCCCTGGCTTTTATTATTTTACCGGTTACTGTCTGTTATCTTTGTTGGGCACAGCAATAAGTAGCAGCAGTGTGCGAACAAAAGTTTAA
- a CDS encoding DUF2789 domain-containing protein, with the protein MDRSNHDMASLFAQLGLKNSDEEIEFFIAANRGIPENQALADADFWSSGQAQFLQEAIQLDSDWSEVVDTLDALLRA; encoded by the coding sequence ATGGATCGTTCAAACCACGACATGGCAAGTTTATTCGCTCAACTGGGCCTTAAAAATAGCGATGAAGAAATAGAGTTTTTTATTGCCGCTAACCGCGGAATTCCAGAGAATCAAGCGTTGGCTGATGCTGACTTTTGGAGTAGTGGCCAAGCGCAATTTCTTCAAGAAGCGATCCAACTTGATTCGGATTGGAGTGAAGTTGTCGATACTTTAGATGCTTTATTAAGAGCATAG
- a CDS encoding N-acetyltransferase, translating to MITKLESSNEIVADQIHTIFQNSYKVEAQLIGVLDFPPLLRSVRDIVNSKTDFYGFSDNNCLAAIIEIKINEKHLDIHSLTVDPMYFRKGIADKLINYVLKAFVIKVAIVETAVVNKPAINLYKKHGFLEFRRWTPSHGIEKLAMSVQFASE from the coding sequence ATGATAACCAAACTTGAAAGTTCAAATGAAATTGTTGCTGATCAAATTCATACTATTTTTCAAAACTCTTACAAAGTTGAAGCTCAGCTTATTGGCGTGCTTGATTTTCCACCTCTATTACGGAGTGTTAGAGACATAGTCAATTCGAAAACTGATTTTTATGGTTTTAGTGATAATAATTGTCTCGCAGCAATTATTGAAATAAAAATTAATGAAAAACATTTAGACATTCATAGTTTAACTGTAGATCCAATGTATTTTAGGAAAGGCATCGCAGACAAATTGATAAACTATGTTCTAAAAGCATTTGTTATTAAAGTTGCAATAGTAGAAACAGCTGTTGTTAATAAGCCGGCAATTAATTTGTACAAAAAACATGGTTTTCTTGAATTTAGAAGGTGGACTCCGTCACATGGAATTGAAAAACTAGCGATGTCGGTTCAGTTTGCTAGCGAATGA
- a CDS encoding GNAT family N-acetyltransferase yields MDSNKYFIKLESPSVEEFINLRAQIGWGQLDFNLAKISLNNSLFHVTVRDKTKLIGMGRIVGDGAMYFYIQDVIVAPSYQNSAIGSALMEQIEKYLSVTAKKGSTVGLLAAKGKEIFYTRYGYVLRPNNSLGHGMCRFV; encoded by the coding sequence GTGGATTCTAATAAGTATTTTATCAAGCTAGAAAGCCCCTCAGTTGAAGAGTTTATAAATTTAAGGGCTCAAATTGGCTGGGGGCAGTTAGATTTCAATTTAGCTAAAATTAGCTTAAATAATTCTTTGTTTCACGTCACTGTCCGCGATAAAACTAAACTAATTGGTATGGGGCGCATAGTTGGTGACGGAGCAATGTATTTTTATATTCAAGATGTTATTGTTGCTCCAAGTTATCAAAATTCTGCTATTGGCTCTGCTTTAATGGAACAAATAGAAAAATATTTATCAGTTACAGCGAAAAAGGGGTCTACTGTCGGACTGTTAGCAGCAAAAGGAAAAGAAATTTTTTATACTCGTTATGGCTATGTATTGCGACCAAACAACTCTCTAGGTCATGGTATGTGTAGGTTTGTGTAA
- a CDS encoding type II toxin-antitoxin system Phd/YefM family antitoxin, which produces MDAISYTTARANLANTMTHVCNDHTAIIITRKK; this is translated from the coding sequence ATGGATGCAATTAGTTACACAACCGCTCGTGCAAATTTAGCAAATACAATGACGCATGTCTGCAATGATCACACTGCAATTATTATTACACGTAAAAAGTGA
- a CDS encoding IS3 family transposase has translation MTKRKKYTKEFKLDAISLVRDQNISVSEASRNLGIGNQMLGRWIKEAEQEDGQAFRGNGKLTPDQEEIRKLKAQVKRLEMEREILKKSDGLLCKRNEVKYSFITHHKKIWPVVLMCRILGVKSNNYYSYQKRKLDKPSDSTHQEMLELVKDIAKFSDNTYGERRIKAVLNALSFRVSRWTVAKLMKEANVWVRYKKKYKATTNSNHNKPLYKNELEQNFITEQPNQVFVGDITYIWTAEGWLYLAVVIDLYARKVVGWSMGSRMKAQLVCDALTMAVWQRSPEKGLIVHSDQGVQYASHQYRKLLNNNGFIGSMSKKGCCWDNAVAESFFGSLKQERVHWRNYETRYEAQQDIMNYITMWYNSKRLHSYLGYQSPNDFELKINELEKVA, from the coding sequence ATGACAAAACGTAAAAAATACACCAAAGAGTTTAAACTTGATGCAATTTCTTTAGTCAGAGATCAAAATATTAGTGTATCTGAAGCGAGCAGAAATCTAGGTATTGGAAATCAAATGCTTGGCCGCTGGATCAAAGAAGCAGAACAAGAAGATGGTCAAGCTTTTCGAGGTAACGGTAAGCTAACACCTGATCAAGAAGAAATACGTAAATTAAAAGCCCAAGTAAAGCGCCTGGAGATGGAGCGTGAGATATTAAAAAAAAGCGACGGTCTTCTTTGCAAAAGAAACGAAGTGAAATATTCGTTTATTACCCATCATAAGAAGATCTGGCCTGTGGTACTTATGTGCCGAATATTGGGTGTAAAAAGCAATAACTATTATAGTTATCAAAAGCGTAAATTAGATAAGCCAAGTGATTCAACACACCAAGAGATGCTTGAGTTAGTAAAGGATATTGCCAAATTTAGTGACAATACCTATGGCGAAAGACGTATTAAAGCGGTACTGAATGCGTTGAGTTTCCGCGTAAGCCGATGGACAGTAGCCAAATTAATGAAAGAGGCTAATGTTTGGGTTCGTTACAAAAAGAAATATAAAGCAACAACCAATAGCAATCACAATAAGCCGCTTTATAAAAATGAGCTTGAGCAAAATTTCATCACAGAGCAGCCAAATCAAGTGTTTGTTGGTGATATCACTTATATTTGGACTGCGGAAGGTTGGCTCTATTTAGCGGTTGTTATCGACCTATACGCTCGCAAAGTTGTTGGCTGGAGCATGGGGTCAAGAATGAAAGCTCAACTTGTCTGTGATGCACTAACGATGGCTGTTTGGCAAAGAAGCCCAGAGAAAGGACTTATTGTTCATTCCGATCAAGGTGTTCAATATGCAAGCCACCAGTACCGAAAATTACTTAATAACAATGGCTTTATTGGCAGTATGAGTAAAAAGGGCTGCTGTTGGGATAATGCCGTTGCTGAAAGCTTCTTTGGTAGCCTAAAGCAAGAGCGTGTTCATTGGAGAAATTATGAAACACGCTATGAAGCGCAACAAGATATAATGAATTACATAACCATGTGGTACAACAGTAAGCGACTACACTCTTACTTAGGGTATCAAAGCCCAAATGATTTTGAATTAAAAATTAATGAGTTAGAAAAAGTAGCTTAA
- a CDS encoding DUF6624 domain-containing protein has protein sequence MRYLTILLFIPFVTLAEINSVLQKELIEMEIKDQKIRNQINKIGWQNITKKLVAKKNAIDATNTVRLKAIIKKHSWLTKDLVGTEGVNAAFLIIQHSPDITFKEQMLPHLKKSYLNGEGVTGQQVALLTDRVLIAQGKKQIYGTQADVSEGQVLFSPIEDEVNVDKRREEMKMPPLDFYLKIMEKMYGIKDHPEIDLN, from the coding sequence ATGCGTTACTTAACAATTTTATTATTTATTCCTTTTGTTACTTTAGCTGAAATTAATTCTGTTCTTCAAAAAGAGTTGATTGAAATGGAAATTAAAGACCAAAAAATTAGGAATCAAATAAATAAAATTGGTTGGCAGAATATAACAAAAAAATTAGTGGCTAAAAAAAATGCAATAGATGCAACCAATACAGTTAGGCTAAAAGCTATTATAAAGAAACACTCCTGGCTAACTAAAGATCTAGTTGGCACAGAAGGAGTTAACGCTGCCTTTTTGATTATTCAACATTCACCAGATATTACATTCAAAGAGCAAATGCTGCCTCATTTAAAAAAATCATACTTAAATGGTGAGGGAGTTACTGGACAACAAGTTGCGCTCTTAACTGATAGAGTTCTTATTGCACAAGGAAAGAAGCAAATCTATGGTACTCAAGCTGACGTGAGTGAAGGTCAAGTCTTGTTTAGCCCCATCGAAGATGAAGTTAATGTAGATAAACGACGTGAGGAAATGAAAATGCCCCCTTTAGATTTTTACCTGAAAATAATGGAAAAAATGTACGGGATTAAAGATCACCCTGAAATAGACTTGAATTAA
- a CDS encoding type II toxin-antitoxin system ParD family antitoxin: MAKNTSVTLGDHFDQFIKQQLNTGRYGSASEVVRAGLRVLEDQEAKLLNLRNMLIQGEQSGVIDYSYENLLIELDKNNH, encoded by the coding sequence ATGGCTAAAAACACAAGCGTAACATTAGGTGATCATTTTGATCAGTTTATAAAACAACAACTTAACACTGGTCGTTATGGCTCAGCAAGTGAAGTTGTTAGAGCTGGATTAAGAGTGTTAGAAGATCAAGAAGCTAAACTTTTAAACTTACGCAATATGCTAATCCAAGGCGAACAAAGCGGCGTTATCGATTACAGCTATGAAAATTTGTTGATTGAGCTAGATAAAAATAACCATTAA
- a CDS encoding type II toxin-antitoxin system RelE/ParE family toxin, whose amino-acid sequence MNKFLLSSKAKIDLIKIARYSQLTWGIPQRNDYLKVLDSTFQLLANEPESGLNCDYIREGYSKYSQASHVIYYKKYKNNQIFIVRILHKSMDVNTALKKNITSL is encoded by the coding sequence ATGAATAAATTTTTACTGTCTTCGAAAGCCAAAATAGATTTAATTAAAATAGCTAGATATAGCCAATTAACTTGGGGAATACCTCAACGGAACGATTACCTAAAAGTATTAGATAGCACATTTCAGCTGTTAGCTAATGAACCCGAGTCAGGGCTCAATTGTGATTACATTAGAGAGGGCTACAGCAAATATTCACAAGCTAGCCATGTGATTTATTACAAAAAGTATAAAAACAACCAAATTTTTATAGTGCGTATATTACATAAAAGTATGGACGTTAACACCGCACTCAAGAAAAATATAACGAGCCTGTAG
- a CDS encoding IS3 family transposase (programmed frameshift), translating to MTKRKKYTKEFKLDAISLVRDQNISVSEASRNLGIGNQMLGRWIKEAEQEDGQAFRGNGKLTPDQEEIRKLKAQVKRLEMERENIKKSDGLLCKRNEVKYSFITHHKKIWPVVLMCRILGVKSNNYYSYQKRKLDKPSDSTHQEMLELVKDIAKFSDNTYGERRIKAVLNALSFRVSRWTVAKLMKEANVWVRYKKKYKATTNSNHNKPLYKNELEQNFITEQPNQVFVGDITYIWTAEGWLYLAVVIDLYARKVVGWSMGSRMKAQLVCDALTMAVWQRSPEKGLIVHSDQGVQYASHQYRKLLNNNGFIGSMSKKGCCWDNAVAESFFGSLKQERVHWRNYETRYEAQQDIMNYITMWYNSKRLHSYLGYQSPNDFELKINELEKVA from the exons ATGACAAAACGTAAAAAATACACCAAAGAGTTTAAACTTGATGCAATTTCTTTAGTCAGAGATCAAAATATTAGTGTATCTGAAGCGAGCAGAAATCTAGGTATTGGAAATCAAATGCTTGGCCGCTGGATCAAAGAAGCAGAACAAGAAGATGGTCAAGCTTTTCGAGGTAACGGTAAGCTAACACCTGATCAAGAAGAAATACGTAAATTAAAAGCCCAAGTAAAGCGCCTGGAGATGGAGCGTGAGA ATATTAAAAAAAGCGACGGTCTTCTTTGCAAAAGAAACGAAGTGAAATATTCGTTTATTACCCATCATAAGAAGATCTGGCCTGTGGTACTTATGTGCCGAATATTGGGTGTAAAAAGCAATAACTATTATAGTTATCAAAAGCGTAAATTAGATAAGCCAAGTGATTCAACACACCAAGAGATGCTTGAGTTAGTAAAGGATATTGCCAAATTTAGTGACAATACCTATGGCGAAAGACGTATTAAAGCGGTACTGAATGCGTTGAGTTTCCGTGTAAGCCGATGGACAGTAGCCAAATTAATGAAAGAGGCTAATGTTTGGGTTCGTTACAAAAAGAAATATAAAGCAACAACCAATAGCAATCACAATAAGCCGCTTTATAAAAATGAGCTTGAGCAAAATTTCATCACAGAGCAGCCAAATCAAGTGTTTGTTGGTGATATCACTTATATTTGGACTGCGGAAGGTTGGCTCTATTTAGCGGTTGTTATCGACCTATACGCTCGCAAAGTTGTTGGCTGGAGCATGGGGTCAAGAATGAAAGCTCAACTTGTCTGTGATGCACTAACGATGGCTGTTTGGCAAAGAAGCCCAGAGAAAGGACTTATTGTTCATTCCGATCAAGGTGTTCAATATGCAAGCCACCAGTACCGAAAATTACTTAATAACAATGGCTTTATTGGCAGTATGAGTAAAAAGGGCTGCTGTTGGGATAATGCCGTTGCTGAAAGCTTCTTTGGTAGCCTAAAGCAAGAGCGTGTTCATTGGAGAAATTATGAAACACGCTATGAAGCGCAACAAGATATAATGAATTACATAACCATGTGGTACAACAGTAAGCGACTACACTCTTACTTAGGGTATCAAAGCCCAAATGATTTTGAATTAAAAATTAATGAGTTAGAAAAAGTAGCTTAA
- a CDS encoding transposase: MITDGKSYSRFTGYLKDCRVCPLQKQCMRKAPKATGRQVQFLATKVQHISHSEQIKIKIDSSIGRR, from the coding sequence ATTATCACCGATGGTAAAAGCTATAGCCGCTTTACTGGCTATTTAAAAGATTGTCGCGTTTGTCCCTTACAAAAACAATGTATGCGAAAGGCACCAAAAGCAACGGGCCGGCAAGTACAGTTCTTAGCAACTAAGGTGCAACATATTAGTCATAGCGAGCAAATAAAGATAAAAATAGACAGTTCAATTGGGCGACGGTAA